The Sporichthya brevicatena genome includes the window GTCCGACCTCGCGGGATTCGCCGCGCCCACGGCGGCCGGGCACGCGGGCCGGGTCCACGTCCTCGACGCCGGGCCCCGCCGGGTCCTCGTCCTCGCCGGGCGCACCCACTTCTACGAGCACCGCGACCCGGTGGCGGTCGTGCACGGCGTCCGGACGGCGGCCGCGGCGGGGGCCCGCGCGGTCGTGCTCACCAACGCCGCCGGCGGCCTGCGCCCGGAGTGGCCCTCGGGGACGCCGGTGCTGATCGCCGACCACCTCAATCTCACCGGCGCCACCCCGCTGCAGGGAGCGCGGTTCGTCGACCTGACCGACGCCTACTCCCCCGCGCTGCGCGCCCACGCCCGCGCGGTCCGGCCGACGCTGCCGGAAGGCGTCTACGCGCAGTTCACCGGCCCGCAGTACGAGACGCCCGCCGAGGTGCGCATGGCCGGCCTGCTCGGGGCGGACCTGGTCGGGATGTCGACGGCGCTGGAGACGATCGCCGCCCGCGAGGCCGGTCTCGAGGTGCTCGGCCTGTCGCTGGTGACGAATCCGGCAGCGGGGATCGGCACGGCGCTGGACCACGACGACGTCCTCGCGACCGGGCGCGCGGCGGCGGAGGAACTCGGGGCCCTGCTCGCCGAGATCCTCACGACCTGGCCCGCGTAGCCCGGCGATGTCCGACGTCCGGTTCGGCACCGCCGGTCTGCGCGCGACGATGGGCGACGGCCCGGGGCAGTTCAACACCGCCCTGGTCGCCCGGGCCAGCTACGGCCTCGCCACATACCTGACACAGAATCAGATCGCTGGGCCGGTCGTCGTCGGCTTCGACGCCCGGCACGGTTCGGCGCGCTTCGCCACCGAGGCCGCCGCGGTCCTGCGGGCCGCCGGCCGGCGAGCGTTGCTGATGCCCCGCGAGCTCCCCACCCCGGTGCTGGCGTTCGCGGTGCGGCATCTCGCGGCCGCGGCCGGGGTGATGATCACGGCCTCCCACAACCCGGCGTCCGACAACGGCTACAAGGTCTACCTCGCCGACGGGTCGCAGATCGCGCCACCGGCCGACGCGGCGATGGAGGCGGCGATGGCGGCGGCACCGGCCGCGGTCCCGCGCACCGAGGCCGGGGCCGAGTTCGTCGGCGAGGACGTCGTCGATGCCTACCTCGCCCGCGCGGCGACGCTGGTGCCGGCCGCTGCGCGGCGGGACGCGCTGCGCGTCGCCTACACCCCGCTGCACGGCGTCGCCGGCGAGACGTTCCGCCGGGCCTGGGAGCTCGCGGGGTTCTCCCCGTACGCCGAGGTGGCCGAGCAGGCCGCGCCGGACCCCGACTTCCCGACCGTGGCCTTCCCCAACCCGGAGGAGCCGGGAGCCCTCGACCTGGCCGCCCGCACGGCGGCGCGGGCCGACGCCGACCTCGTCCTCGCCCACGACCCGGACGGCGACCGGTGCGCGGTGATGATCCGCGCCGGCGACGGGTACCGCGCGCTCAGCGGCGACGAGGTCGGGGCGCTGCTCGCCGAGCACCTGCTGACCTCCGGCCGGATCGGCGCCGACGGCGTCCTCGCGACCACGATCGTCTCCTCCCCGCTGCTCGACCGCGTCGCCGCCGCGCACGGCCGGCGCTGCGTCCGCACGCTGACCGGGTTCAAGTGGCTGGCCCGCGCGCCCGGCGTCGCCTACGCCTACGAGGAGGCGCTCGGCTACTGCGTGGACCCCGACGCGGTCCGGGACAAGGACGGGATCACCGCCGCCCTGGTGATCGCGGAGATGGCGACCTCGGTACCTCTGCGCGAGCGTCTCGACGCGCTGACGGAGCGTTACGGCGTGCACGTGTCCGCGCCTCGCTCGATCCGCATCGAGGACCCCGCACTGGCGAGCACGGTCCTGCGGCGCCTGCTGGACGCGCCCCCACCGCACCTGGCGGGAACCCCGGTCGACCACGTCGAGGACCTCAGCGCCCCGAGCACCGACCTGCCCCCGACGGCCGGCGTCCGGGTGACCGCGGGGGCGATCACCGCGGTGGTCCGACCGAGTGGAACCGAGCCGAAACTCAAGCTCTACCTGTACGTTTCCGGTGAATCCGCACCCGCGGACCCGAACCACGAACGTGCAGCTCTCACAGCGCAACTCGAGCTCGCGGGCCGTGAGTTGTGCAACGTTCTTCTCGGGATGAGGGGGTCCGAACGCGGGTAGGTTCCCTGGCGTGTGTGGATTTGCCGGTGAACTCTGCCTGAAAGACGACTCCCCCGACGTAGCCGCCGTGGCCACGATGGCGGCGACGATGTCCGACCGTGGCCCCGACGGCGGTGGCGTCTGGTCCAACGGACGTATCGCCCTCGGTCATCGCCGACTGCAGATCATCGACCTCTCCGAGGCCGGTGCGCAGCCGATGGTGGATCCCGAGCTCGGCCTGACGGTCGCGTTCAACGGCTGCATCTACAACTACCCGGAGCTGCGGGCCGAGCTGCAGCAGGCCGGCTACCGCTTCTTCTCGACCTCGGACACCGAGGTCATCGCGAAGGCCTACCGCCAGTGGGGCGACGACTTCGTCGACCACCTGATGGGCATGTTCGCGATCTGCATCGTCGAGCGCGACAGCGGTCGCGTCCTGCTCGCGCGGGACCGGCTGGGCATCAAGCCGCTCTACCTCACCGAGCGGCCGGGCCGCCTGCGGTTCGCCTCCACCCTGCCGGCTCTGCTCGCCGGCGGCGGGGTGAACACCGACATCGACCCCGTGGCACTGCACCACTATCTGACGTTCCATTCGATCGTGCCGCCGCCGCGGACGATCCTCGCCGGCGTCTCGAAGCTCCCGCCGGCGACGATGCTGACGATCGAGCCCGACGGCCGCCGGAACCAGCGCGAGTACTGGCGCCCGTCGTTCGAGCGGAACCCCGAGCAGGCCCACTGGAGCGCGCGCGACTGGGAGGACGCGGTCCTCGAAGCCCTGCGCGTCTCGGTGCGCCGGCGGCTCGTCGCCGACGTACCCGTCGGTGTGCTGCTCTCCGGTGGTCTGGACTCCAGCCTCGTGGTCGGCCTGCTGGCGGAGGAGGGCCAGCGCGGCCTCGCCACGTTCAGCATCGGGTTCGAGGCGGCCGGCGGCGAGGAGGGCGACGAGTTCAAGTACTCCGACGTCATCGCCCGCGAGTTCGGCACCGACCACCACCAGATCCGCGTCGCCACCGAACGCATGCTGCCCGCGCTGCCGCGGGCCATCGCGGCAATGAGCGAACCGATGGTCAGTCACGACGCGGTGGCGTTCTTCCTCCTCTCCGAGGAGGTCGCGAAGCACGTCAAGGTCGTCCAGTCCGGCCAGGGCGCGGACGAGGTCTTCGCCGGCTACCACTGGTACCCGCCGATGCGCACCGCCGGGAACGACGAGCTCGGCACGTACGCGCGGGCGTTCTTCGACCGCGACCTGGCCGCCCGCAACGCGGCGCTGTCGCCGGCTTACCGCCTCGACCGCGACGTCAGCACCGAGTTCGTCGCGGCCCACTTCCGCTCCCCCGGCGCCGAGACCGCCGTCGACAAGGCGCTGCGCATCGACTCGCAGATCATGCTCGTCGATGACCCCGTCAAGCGCGTCGACAACATGACGATGGCGTGGGGCCTGGAGGCCCGGGTCCCGTTCCTCGACCACGAGCTCGTGGAGCTCGCCGCCGCCTGCCCACCCGAGCTCAAGCTCGCGCAGGAGGGCAAGGGTGTGCTGAAGGAGGCCGGTCGCCGGGTCATCCCGGACGCGGTCATCGACCGCCCGAAGGGCTACTTCCCGGTGCCCGCGCTCAAGCACCTGCAGGGCCCGTACCTGGACCTCGTGCGGGACGCCCTCCACGCGCCGGCCGCCCGGCAGCGCGGACTGTTCGCCGAATCGGAGGTGTCCCGACTGCTCGCCGACCCGAACGGCAATCTCACGCCGCTGCGCGGTAATCCGCTGTGGCAGCTGGGGCTCCTCGAGCTGTGGCTCCAGGGCCACGGCCTGTAAGTCTGGGGGAACAACGACATGACGACCTCCATCGGTCAACGTCGGGAGTGGTGGCAGGCGCAGTCCTGGCGCTCGCCCGACGCCAAGACGGACGTTGCGCTGGACCTGGGGTGGGGCCGGCTGATTCTGGGTCAGACCTTCGCCGACCACGAACACCTGCTGAGTGTCCTGGCGGAGGAGACGAGCGGCCGCCGCGACATCTGCATGTACGTGACGGAGCCTCAGGTGCTCGTCAGCATGGCGCCGTTCGAGCTCTTCATCGACCCGTCGGTGACGTACCGGCTCTACCTGTCCGGCCACCACCCGGAGCCGCCGACGGACGCGTTCGTGCGCGTCCGGACGCTGCAGAGCCGGGCCGACACGGAGGCCGTCAACCGGCTGTACGCGTCGTGCGGCATGCTCACCGCCCCGCCGGCCACCCTGCTCGCCAACGCCGAGGACGAGGCGTTCCACTACCTCGTCGCCGAGGAGGTCAGCTCGAGCGGCGAGCCCGGGGCCATCGTCGGCACCGTGACCGGCGTCGATCACCGTATGGCGTTCGGCGACCCCGAGCACGGGTCGAGCCTGTGGTGCCTGGCCGTCGACCCGCAGTGTGCGCGACCCGGCGTCGGCGAGGCACTCGTGCTCACGCTGGCCGGGCGGCTCTCCGACGCCGGCGCGGCCTACGTGGACCTCTCGGTCCTCCACGACAACTCGCCCGCGATCCGGCTCTACGAGAAGCTCGGCTTCGTCCGGCACCCGGTCTTCTGCGTCAAGCGGAAGAACCCCATCAACGAGCGGTTGTTCGCCTCCAGCCCCGCCGAGGACCTCGCGCAGCTCAATCCGTACGCGCGCATCGTCGCCGACGAGGCGATCCGCCGCGGCATCCACGTCGAGGTGCTCGACCCGGCGTGGGGCGAACTGCGCCTGACGCACGGCGGCCGCAAGGTCGTCACCCGCGAGTCGCTGTCCGAGCTGACGACCGCGGTCGCGATGAGCCGCTGCGACGACAAGCGGGTGACCCGTCG containing:
- the ngg gene encoding N-acetylglutaminylglutamine synthetase, producing the protein MTTSIGQRREWWQAQSWRSPDAKTDVALDLGWGRLILGQTFADHEHLLSVLAEETSGRRDICMYVTEPQVLVSMAPFELFIDPSVTYRLYLSGHHPEPPTDAFVRVRTLQSRADTEAVNRLYASCGMLTAPPATLLANAEDEAFHYLVAEEVSSSGEPGAIVGTVTGVDHRMAFGDPEHGSSLWCLAVDPQCARPGVGEALVLTLAGRLSDAGAAYVDLSVLHDNSPAIRLYEKLGFVRHPVFCVKRKNPINERLFASSPAEDLAQLNPYARIVADEAIRRGIHVEVLDPAWGELRLTHGGRKVVTRESLSELTTAVAMSRCDDKRVTRRVLAQAGLSVPRGRAADGSPADAEFLAEVGAVVVKPARGEQGQGITVGVTDPAELERAVAAARRISNEVLLEEQVTGQDLRVLVIDHEVVAAAIRKPAAVIGTGEHTIRSLIAAQSRRRSAATGGESRIPIDDTTVEIVREAGYDLDDVLPVDVELQVRRTANLHTGGTIHDVTAQLHPELAAAAVLASQALDIPVVGMDFMVPAVDEPDYHVIEANERPGLANHEPQPTAQRFIDLLFPATRPLPGPWVPTAARSDA
- a CDS encoding phospho-sugar mutase, with product MSDVRFGTAGLRATMGDGPGQFNTALVARASYGLATYLTQNQIAGPVVVGFDARHGSARFATEAAAVLRAAGRRALLMPRELPTPVLAFAVRHLAAAAGVMITASHNPASDNGYKVYLADGSQIAPPADAAMEAAMAAAPAAVPRTEAGAEFVGEDVVDAYLARAATLVPAAARRDALRVAYTPLHGVAGETFRRAWELAGFSPYAEVAEQAAPDPDFPTVAFPNPEEPGALDLAARTAARADADLVLAHDPDGDRCAVMIRAGDGYRALSGDEVGALLAEHLLTSGRIGADGVLATTIVSSPLLDRVAAAHGRRCVRTLTGFKWLARAPGVAYAYEEALGYCVDPDAVRDKDGITAALVIAEMATSVPLRERLDALTERYGVHVSAPRSIRIEDPALASTVLRRLLDAPPPHLAGTPVDHVEDLSAPSTDLPPTAGVRVTAGAITAVVRPSGTEPKLKLYLYVSGESAPADPNHERAALTAQLELAGRELCNVLLGMRGSERG
- a CDS encoding purine-nucleoside phosphorylase, with translation MSHASDREADPYALAATAAEQLRARTGPVDLAVVLGSGWNGVVPALGGDTDGIPMSDLAGFAAPTAAGHAGRVHVLDAGPRRVLVLAGRTHFYEHRDPVAVVHGVRTAAAAGARAVVLTNAAGGLRPEWPSGTPVLIADHLNLTGATPLQGARFVDLTDAYSPALRAHARAVRPTLPEGVYAQFTGPQYETPAEVRMAGLLGADLVGMSTALETIAAREAGLEVLGLSLVTNPAAGIGTALDHDDVLATGRAAAEELGALLAEILTTWPA
- a CDS encoding N-acetylglutaminylglutamine amidotransferase gives rise to the protein MCGFAGELCLKDDSPDVAAVATMAATMSDRGPDGGGVWSNGRIALGHRRLQIIDLSEAGAQPMVDPELGLTVAFNGCIYNYPELRAELQQAGYRFFSTSDTEVIAKAYRQWGDDFVDHLMGMFAICIVERDSGRVLLARDRLGIKPLYLTERPGRLRFASTLPALLAGGGVNTDIDPVALHHYLTFHSIVPPPRTILAGVSKLPPATMLTIEPDGRRNQREYWRPSFERNPEQAHWSARDWEDAVLEALRVSVRRRLVADVPVGVLLSGGLDSSLVVGLLAEEGQRGLATFSIGFEAAGGEEGDEFKYSDVIAREFGTDHHQIRVATERMLPALPRAIAAMSEPMVSHDAVAFFLLSEEVAKHVKVVQSGQGADEVFAGYHWYPPMRTAGNDELGTYARAFFDRDLAARNAALSPAYRLDRDVSTEFVAAHFRSPGAETAVDKALRIDSQIMLVDDPVKRVDNMTMAWGLEARVPFLDHELVELAAACPPELKLAQEGKGVLKEAGRRVIPDAVIDRPKGYFPVPALKHLQGPYLDLVRDALHAPAARQRGLFAESEVSRLLADPNGNLTPLRGNPLWQLGLLELWLQGHGL